Genomic DNA from Solanum dulcamara chromosome 4, daSolDulc1.2, whole genome shotgun sequence:
TTTCGAGAAGCCATGTTATATTCGAAGATGAATGGCTCATTGCGGTTAATAAGCCTCAAGGAATTTACTGCGAGAGCGTTTTGTGCTCACTCCCGGATTTACTCAATGACACCGGTAAGAGTTCTTTCATGTACAATTGGTTGTTTTCTGCAATATTTGGAGTTGGAAGTGGAGAAAAATTAACCCATTGATAACAAttggattaaaaaaaatatatataattctaACTTTAGTGAGTAATTAGGCTTCTATAGACGGAGTAACTGATGGTATTAGCTCTTTTGTTTGTAGTTCAAAGGTCGTAGTATACACTAATATACACCTATGGATGGACTAAACACTTGCTTGATTGGTGTAACTCTTATAACAGAGGCTTTTACACACCTAAAGATGGTTTCGAAAAAAGAGAGGAATGAAGCTCACGATGTCTAGAAGTTGTTCTGTAAACAGACATTTTAATCATCTTATGTTGTTTTTATCGTTAAGCATTTTACTAATCTTATGATTAAGTTAAGAAATGCATTAAGATAAACATTACTTGGATACTTGTGAGGTTTCCTTATGTTTTCACCTCCACTTGCAATATCTTCAGGGGCTAATGTTTCCGAGCTTCATTTAGCTAATAGACTTGATCGTGATACAAGTGGTGTGATGTTGATTACTAAGTTACACAAAGTAGCAGCTAAGTTCGTAAAAGCATTTACAGACCATAAAGTAAGAAAAACATACCTGGCTTTCTGTGTTGGGCTTGCTCCCAAATGGGAAAAGATAACTGTAAAATCAGGTCATGGACGGTCAAAATATGGAGCTTGGCGTGTTTATGCTGCATCAGATGCGGGAAGAAAACTGCCAGGTGGATCACTCGTTAAAGACATGGAGACCTCTTTTGAAGTATTATCAGTGAATGGTCTTGCGTGTTTTAAAGAGGTTTCTGACTTACAAAAAGATGGAGCTGTAGTCGTAGTTCAAGAGAAATCTGTCATTGGTTGTGACTCAAAGAAAGATGAGATTTTGGTCAGGGCGAGCCCTCGGAGCGGAAGAACGCATCAAATTCGCTTGCATTGCCAGTATCTTGGAATTCCTATACGGGGAGATGTAAGATATGAAGGTGTCTATGAGTGGAAGGGAAGCAGATATGATGGTCATGAACTTCATGCGGAAAGTTTATCTTTTGAGCATCCTATTACTGGGAAACCAACCCTGCTTCAGGCACCTCCACCTTGCTGGGCTATTCAATCTTTAAGGTCTCAGTTCGAGTAATGATTGAGCTTGCAGTTTGATAGTAGTTTGAGCTCTCTCAAGCAAATGGTAAGATCCTAGCCTTAGTTAACTTTGATAGTAGTTCTTTTGCCTCTTAATTTTTGCTTCTTGAAATTGTTATTGACAATGCTTAAAGTTTGATAAGTTATTTGTTGTTTCATCACTCATGTTCTAACTTTTGATAAATATACTTCATAATTGTTGatggtttttattttttttggataaagcTGGTGTCAAGATCAACTTGGGCACACCCAGACTAATACACGGGTACCTGCTATCTCCGACCTGCAAAAATGTTGGTGACTATCCACCAAAGTTCAGATAGATGGAAAAAGTTTGacattagtttttttttttcttggagGATAAAGTTGCTGACGATATGCTATTTATCTGGCTTTGAACTTGAGAAAAATAAGCTCGATAGTTGTTGACTATCTACTATTTAGAATTTTCTTATGCAACAGCTACAACTAAATTGGAGCATACTGACtaatatgaaattaaattatgtgGAGCATCTACGGAGATGTTCTCATTCTCTTCCATTGTACCGCAAAGGCAAATGACAATACACTGGCATCACTCTGCAAGTTGTTCAACAGGGGGGAGAGTTGCGCAGAGCAACTGCAGGCTGCATCACCGGAAAGGGTTTCCAGTCAGATGTTATTGACATTTCAGTAACTGCCCTGTATGTTAATCTGCTAGTTGTTGGACGAGGGAGGGAAAGGAGCTGCAGGCTGCTGCAccgaaaatgatttccaatcaGATGTTATTGCCATCTCAGCCATTGCCCTTTATGCTAATCGTTATGGAGGACATTGCAATTCACGTCAATAACAGTTGCATCTCATGTAGTGCATTTTTAATGGGAGTTTCTTGTTATTAGTGTTTGCTATGTCATCTTTGCTGGGAAACGGGGATATGTGCATAAAATTGTGATGGTCCCAGAGCTTCCTTGTTCTTATTTAGCATGCTGTGGTAGTTTGTGCTCCAGAGAGATAGGAGTACTATGTGATGATTCATGTTGCTCATTTATTTGTGTTGGATAAGAAACATTAAAGCGGTGTATGCATCATTCAAGGGTTCTTTCCTCTTTTCTTCAAGCTTATGATTTT
This window encodes:
- the LOC129886094 gene encoding RNA pseudouridine synthase 1, whose translation is MSVKFPLLQIPLINFFVSSTRIFRHRRFISMATQSYFDFPSAATTDYPVPLSPPLPALSKDIEPNRALTASTKSALFSLSRSHVIFEDEWLIAVNKPQGIYCESVLCSLPDLLNDTGANVSELHLANRLDRDTSGVMLITKLHKVAAKFVKAFTDHKVRKTYLAFCVGLAPKWEKITVKSGHGRSKYGAWRVYAASDAGRKLPGGSLVKDMETSFEVLSVNGLACFKEVSDLQKDGAVVVVQEKSVIGCDSKKDEILVRASPRSGRTHQIRLHCQYLGIPIRGDVRYEGVYEWKGSRYDGHELHAESLSFEHPITGKPTLLQAPPPCWAIQSLRSQFE